The genomic window ATAAGCCGTGCCCATAGTGATTAAACCGCTAAGGCTAAGCATAAAACCCATGGTTAACATATCTTTACCTTCTAACCAAATGGTTTGCCAGCTTACTGCGGCCTTTTTAACTGGCACTTTACTGGCAAAATACCAAGTTAGTAACAAGGTAGTGATAGCACTAATAATAATGGCAGGCACAATGCCGTCTTTCGCAAACAAATAGTACAGGGGTATAGAAACAAATAGCCCCAATACAGCACCAGCCATATCTGATTTGGCCATATATTTAACTTTGCGCATACCGCGAAGCACCACAGACTGACCTGCACTAATTTGTGTAAAAAGTAAAGTAACCGACAATAAAGCAAAACCTAAGGCGTAATCTTTATTACCAAACGTAAGCTGACTTAGCCAAGGAGAAAGAATTAAAGCTACAATGAAACCCAGCATTCCCGTAATCCAAACCCATTTTCTAAAAACAGTAACTACCAGAGAAACTTTTTCGTCGCTACCGCTGCCATGTGCTTGCGCTACATTTTTAACGGCACTGGTAGCTAAACCAAAATTGGTTAGCGCACCTACCATACCCAAAGTACCCGTTAACAAAGCATTGATACCCATACCTGCTGGCCCAAGTAGCACGGCGATAAATTTAGACCTCACAATGTTGATCAAAATTTTAAACACCTGTGTACCGCCAAAAATAGCAGTGGTTTTAAAAATGCTTTTGTAACCCTCACTTTTCATTAAAGAAACTTCTAATGGCCATCGCTATTGCTTTTACTTCTGCCTGTGTCATGCCAGGCCACATAGGAATACTTAAACTGGTATCGGCCAATTCTTCTGCTATTGGAAAATCTCCTTTTGCGTAACCTAAATGAGTATATGCTTGTTGCAAATGTGGCGGTATTGGGTAGTGAATTAGGGTACCTATACCGTTATCATTCAAATATTTTTGTAATTGATCTCTGTATTGCGTACGCACCACAAATAAGTGATAAGCATGACTAGCCTGCGGATGAACATACGGCAGTATCAAATCGCCTAGGTCTTGTAACTCTTTGTTATACCACTCGGCTATTTGCACACGCTGGGCCGTAAAAGACATTAAGTGTTTCAATTTTACAGACAGAAAAGCAGCCTGCATTTCATCCAACCTCATGTTATGCCCAATAAGTTCGTTATTGTATTTTACTTTAGAGCCGTAGTTTCTTAATGCCTTTACTTTTTCGGCTAAGGCTAAATCGTTGGTTGTAATTGCACCAGCATCGCCAAGTGCGCCCAAATTTTTACCTGGATAAAAACTTACCCCATTGATATGACCAAAGCTACCTGTAATTTTGCCGTTAAATGTGGCTCCATGTGCCTGGGCATTATCTTCTATCACATACAATTGATGTTCCTTTGCAATAGCCATTATCTCGTCCATTTGACAAGCCTGACCATATAAATGCACAGGCATAATGGCTTTGGTTTGCGGCGTTATTGCTTTGGTTATATTTTCTGGATTGATGTTGTAGGTTTTAGGATCTGGTTCTACCAAAATTGGCGTTGCACCCGTATATGAAACCGCTAAAACTGTAGCAATGTAAGTATTTGAAGGAACGATAAC from Pedobacter sp. SL55 includes these protein-coding regions:
- a CDS encoding DegT/DnrJ/EryC1/StrS family aminotransferase, encoding MESRKQRIDIDMNIPVLDFKFQHDLLKDEMLSAFTSVYESNWFILGKHLANFETEYATFNQVAHTVGVSNGLDALYLALKALEIGVGDEVIVPSNTYIATVLAVSYTGATPILVEPDPKTYNINPENITKAITPQTKAIMPVHLYGQACQMDEIMAIAKEHQLYVIEDNAQAHGATFNGKITGSFGHINGVSFYPGKNLGALGDAGAITTNDLALAEKVKALRNYGSKVKYNNELIGHNMRLDEMQAAFLSVKLKHLMSFTAQRVQIAEWYNKELQDLGDLILPYVHPQASHAYHLFVVRTQYRDQLQKYLNDNGIGTLIHYPIPPHLQQAYTHLGYAKGDFPIAEELADTSLSIPMWPGMTQAEVKAIAMAIRSFFNEK